Proteins encoded by one window of Xanthomonas sp. DAR 80977:
- the pgeF gene encoding peptidoglycan editing factor PgeF has product MSDFALVADWPAPPRVQALTTLRHGAGASAAPFDRFNLGNRSAADGDDPATVQRNRDELAARLALPSPPHWLRQVHGVQVLRFERPPVAVGIDAEPTADAAVTAVPGVVLAILTADCLPVVFAARDGSEVGAAHAGWQGLAGGVLEATVAALRTPPAQLQAWLGPAAGPQAYEIGANVRDAFLGHDPAAASAFAATRPGHWRVDLYALARQRLAAAGIDPRHVHGDGLCTITDAQRFFSYRRDRRSGRMATLAWIQD; this is encoded by the coding sequence ATGAGCGACTTCGCGCTCGTCGCCGACTGGCCGGCACCGCCGCGGGTGCAGGCGCTGACCACGCTGCGCCACGGCGCCGGCGCCTCGGCGGCGCCGTTCGACCGCTTCAACCTGGGCAACCGCAGCGCCGCCGACGGCGACGACCCGGCCACGGTGCAGCGCAACCGCGACGAACTCGCCGCGCGCCTGGCGCTGCCGTCGCCGCCGCACTGGCTGCGGCAGGTGCACGGGGTGCAGGTGCTGCGCTTCGAGCGGCCGCCTGTCGCGGTCGGCATCGACGCCGAGCCGACCGCCGATGCCGCGGTCACCGCGGTGCCCGGCGTGGTGCTGGCGATCCTGACCGCCGACTGCCTGCCGGTGGTGTTCGCCGCCCGCGACGGCAGCGAGGTCGGCGCCGCGCATGCCGGCTGGCAGGGCCTGGCCGGCGGCGTGCTGGAAGCCACCGTGGCCGCCTTGCGCACGCCGCCGGCGCAGCTGCAGGCCTGGCTGGGGCCGGCGGCCGGGCCGCAGGCCTACGAGATCGGCGCAAACGTGCGCGATGCCTTTCTCGGTCACGATCCGGCCGCGGCCAGCGCCTTCGCCGCCACCCGCCCAGGGCACTGGCGGGTGGACCTGTATGCGCTGGCGCGGCAACGCCTGGCCGCAGCGGGGATCGACCCGCGGCACGTGCACGGCGACGGCCTGTGCACGATCACGGATGCGCAGCGCTTCTTTTCCTATCGCCGCGACCGCCGCAGCGGGCGCATGGCGACGCTGGCGTGGATCCAGGACTGA
- a CDS encoding DUF4166 domain-containing protein: protein MDPGLSAPLFARLLGPAFARLPPALRTLHSVPRRQRYVGQAAVRRGRHPLLPLCAWLARLPPASATLPVEVTFSADARGERWQRRFGAHAMPSRLWLQDGRLRERLGALEFEFALRVDDAAIVWRATRAWAFGVLPLPRRWLAGVQCRESERDGRYAFLVDVALPWIGPFIRYEGWLEPA, encoded by the coding sequence GTGGATCCAGGACTGAGCGCACCGCTGTTCGCGCGACTGCTGGGGCCGGCGTTCGCGCGGCTGCCGCCGGCGCTGCGCACGCTGCATTCGGTACCACGGCGGCAGCGCTACGTCGGCCAGGCCGCGGTCCGCCGCGGCCGGCATCCGCTGCTGCCGCTGTGCGCATGGCTGGCGCGCCTGCCGCCGGCCAGCGCCACCCTGCCGGTCGAGGTGACCTTCAGCGCCGATGCGCGCGGCGAGCGCTGGCAGCGCCGTTTCGGCGCGCATGCGATGCCGTCGCGGCTGTGGCTGCAGGACGGGCGGCTGCGCGAGCGGCTGGGCGCGCTCGAGTTCGAATTCGCGCTGCGCGTGGACGATGCGGCGATCGTCTGGCGCGCCACCCGCGCCTGGGCGTTCGGCGTGCTGCCGTTGCCGCGGCGCTGGCTGGCCGGCGTGCAGTGCCGCGAAAGCGAACGCGATGGCCGCTATGCGTTCCTGGTCGATGTGGCGCTGCCGTGGATCGGCCCGTTCATCCGCTACGAGGGCTGGCTTGAGCCGGCCTGA
- a CDS encoding thiol-disulfide oxidoreductase DCC family protein: MSRPDRPDAAAPAADADSAIVVFDGVCLLCSRWVRFLLRFDRRGRYRFASIQSASGRALLVRNGLDPDDPLSFLLLTPQRALTDSDAAIGVIAGLGGAWRIAAVLRLLPRRWRDAGYRVLARNRYRWFGTSTQCFLPDPQQRSRFLE, encoded by the coding sequence TTGAGCCGGCCTGATCGCCCTGATGCCGCCGCTCCGGCGGCGGACGCCGACAGCGCGATCGTCGTGTTCGACGGCGTGTGCCTGCTGTGCAGCCGCTGGGTGCGCTTCCTGCTGCGGTTCGACCGCCGTGGCCGCTACCGGTTCGCCTCGATCCAATCGGCCAGCGGCCGCGCCTTGCTGGTCCGCAATGGGCTGGATCCGGACGACCCGCTGTCGTTCCTGTTGCTGACGCCGCAGCGTGCGTTGACCGATTCGGACGCGGCGATCGGCGTGATCGCCGGCCTCGGCGGCGCATGGCGCATCGCCGCCGTGCTGCGCCTGCTGCCGCGGCGCTGGCGCGATGCCGGCTACCGGGTACTGGCGCGCAACCGCTACCGCTGGTTCGGCACCTCCACGCAGTGCTTCCTGCCCGATCCGCAGCAGCGGTCGCGCTTTCTGGAGTGA